A genomic segment from Antedon mediterranea chromosome 6, ecAntMedi1.1, whole genome shotgun sequence encodes:
- the LOC140051948 gene encoding protein lin-54 homolog, whose protein sequence is MEDSSSGSGQSKSKMEAATITTIAAAASQGQTISIAGKTGQVITTSKGQTIVLSAPNLQTNVIPISLAPAKPVVTVSSINPTATSAAVQAILKRPPPSIGQNQVLTKVIITKNPTTNKIVSVAGTTPKLTSGILQTVDGKLLTPGSPVKVITVTQGSLLNKSIVISSSAMSKLIAGQTITSSSTQIKSPVKSSVTTPKKIAPAPPRPQQVIIKGLVTTSKTTPSVTTVIASGINTVPSTNLVLQQNASGIASLQQAGTSLTFSNASNLQPIQVAGNKFPYIRLVTVPSSSISTTAGKQIIQQAAPQQQATRNKVILSNNSLMPQQFRMQGVPIAPATQVAIRSASTSSTTTAKRMIMPNRPVQIQPNTSTSQVSGKLSIPAGTLLTGNNLSQNITVLPVQYIAPVGQQNQNTASYIPISTKPPTAISAVRHSLNGGSQPEPPGTRPRKPCNCTRSQCLKLYCDCFANGEFCSNCNCNNCLNNLDHEDERSRAIRSCLERNPQAFHPKIGKGRGTAGERRHNKGCNCKRSGCLKNYCECYEAKILCSSACKCYGCKNFEESPERKTLMHLADAAEVRVQQQTAAKSKLSQFQDFPSKAPMTNESGERLPYSFITNDVAEATCQCLLAQAEETERNGDLPHIGEQLILEEFGRCLMQIIESAGKTKGNGSI, encoded by the exons ATGGAAGACTCATCTAGTGGCAGTGGTCAAAGCAAAAGCAAAATGGAAGCAGCGACTATTACAACCATCGCTGCAGCTGCCTCGCAGGGCCAGACTATCAGTATAGCTGGAAAGACTGGTCAAGTGATCACTACAAGTAAAGGACAGACAATTGTACTATCAGCTCCAAACttacaaacaaatgttattCCCATATCGTTAGCTCCTGCTAAGCCAGTGGTTACCGTATCAAGTATAAATCCAACTGCAACGTCAGCTGCCGTTCAGGCTATTTTAAAACGTCCCCCTCCATCAATTGGACAGAATCAGGTACTCACAAAAGTAATCATTACTAAAAACCCTACCACAAATAAGATTGTGTCGGTTGCTGGTACCACACCAAAGTTAACGTCGGGAATTTTACAAACAGTTGATGGTAAATTATTGACTCCAGGTTCACCGGTAAAGGTGATTACAGTCACTCAGGGCAGTCTACTAAACAAAAGCATTGTAATATCAAGTAGTGCAATGTCAAAACTTATAGCTGGTCAAACCATCACCTCCAGCTCTACACAAATTAAGAGTCCTGTGAAATCATCAGTCACAACACCAAAGAAAATAGCCCCAGCTCCGCCACGACCCCAGCAGGTGATAATAAAAGGATTGGTAACAACGTCAAAGACAACCCCCTCTGTTACAACTGTAATTGCAAGTGGAATA AACACAGTGCCATCAACGAACTTAGTGTTGCAGCAAAATGCGTCTGGCATTGCAAGTTTACAACAGGCCGGTACATCATTGACGTTCAGTAACGCTAGCAATCTTCAACCTATTCAAGTGGCTGGTAACAAGTTCCCATACATTCGTCTAGTCACTGTACCATCGTCTTCAATTTCAACGACTGCAG gTAAGCAGATAATTCAACAAGCAGCACCCCAGCAACAAGCAACAAGGAATAAAGTGATTTTATCAAACAATAGTCTTATGCCTCAGCAGTTTAGAATGCAAGGGGTCCCCATTGCACCTGCCACACAA GTTGCCATAAGGTCTGCATCCACATCTTCTACCACAACAGCCAAACGTATGATAATGCCAAACAGGCCGGTTCAAATCCAACCAAACACATCTACTAGCCAGGTGTCTGGCAAACTAAGCATTCCAGCAGGAACACTCTTAACAGGAAATAACCTTTCACAGAACATCACAGTTTTACCTGTACAATACATTGCTCCT GTTGGACAGCAAAATCAAAATACTGCTTCGTATATTCCAATTTCAACCAAACCACCAACAGCAATCTCAGCTGTACGTCATAGTTTAAATGG TGGCAGTCAACCAGAACCTCCAGGAACAAGGCCTAGAAAACCATGTAACTGCACAAGGTCTCAGTGTTTAAAATT ATATTGCGATTGTTTTGCGAATGGAGAATTTTGTAGCAATTGTAACTGCAATAATTGTTTGAATAATTTGGATCATGAAGATGAAAGAAGTCGTGCAATCCGCTCATGTCTTGAAAGGAACCCCCAGGCTTTTCATCCGAAGATCGGGAAGGGACGAGGCACGGCAGGGGAACGCCGCCATAACAAAGGATGCAACTGTAAACGGTCTGGATGTCTCAAGAACTATTGTGAATGTTATGAG GCCAAAATTCTGTGTTCGTCAGCTTGTAAGTGTTATGGCTGCAAAAACTTTGAAGAAAGTCCTGAACGGAAAACGCTGATGCATTTAGCAGATGCCGCAGAGGTCAGAGTTCAGCAACAAACAGCAGCCAAATCAAAACTTTCACAATTCCAGGACTTTCCTTCAAAAGCACCTATGACAAATGAGTCTGGTGAAAG ATTACCTTATTCATTTATAACAAACGATGTTGCTGAAGCCACCTGTCAGTGTTTATTAGCCCAGGCTGAGGAGACGGAGAGGAACGGCGACTTGCCCCATATAGGAGAACAGCTCATTTTAGAGGAGTTCGGCCGATGTCTAATGCAAATCATAGAATCAGCCGGAAAGACGAAAGGAAATGGTAGCATATGA